Genomic DNA from Setaria italica strain Yugu1 chromosome V, Setaria_italica_v2.0, whole genome shotgun sequence:
CTACTTGAGTATCATGCACCAAGCACCAATGTTGATGTCAACACAGCAGTGAACCCATGGTCCAGCAGCACCACGCTCATCACTGGTGATGTTGTTAGGATATTTCTAAGCTTGAGCATACTTCTATACAGGTACTGGTAGCAAAGAGGACCAACCATTTTGACCTCTCATTCATGCAAGATTGACTAAACAACACAAATGCATTGCAAAATCACACGAGTCATAGGTCACATAGTCAGGACCATATGCTTAAAACAGATCTGTAATTAGAAAGCATTCGATTTTAATTATCGAAGCCAAAGAACCAAAATAAGGCATTGTTCTGAGTCTGCATTTTCAACTATTGTCACTACTCACTACCTTATGATAATTCACAGATCAGCCATTTTTCATTTTGTAATCAGCAAACAGCATAGCTGCTAAGTGAAATGCAGAAAGTAGAAAGAAGTAATAAGCAACATACAATCTTGAAGACTTCAGTCTTTATTCTCAACATCATGTGTCTTCATTCTGATGTAAAGAACAATGCAACAGGGGTGCAGAGACTTCTCAATTACTCCCAAAATCCACAAGTGGCTGGTCCAAACCGTTAGCACTGTACCCTTTAAACTGACAAGAGTAAACAACTGCTACCTCAaatagtttcttcattaaatctATGTTCATTCACCACTGTGAAAGCAAGCCAAGAAAAAGTTGAATAAAATGGATTACACACAAATACTCAAGATGTCCCTTGATCCAGTGGTGTTTAAATCGGTACCTTCTTGCGTTTGAGCTGGCAAACAGAAGCTTGTTACCATCAGGGCTATGAACCATCAGATGCAATTTGATACATGCCAAGAATGTTGAGTTAACAGACACAAAAGAGCAATCAAATAGATGCTGCCATGTTAGACAAATCCCGCAGCATCAAGTAAATTTCATCCCTACAAAGATGTGAGCTGCCTCCGTTCACAAACTCATGTATTTCTCCATCTACATCAATCACACTCCGCCCAATATCTTTTTTCATCCCCTCATCACTCATCAATTTCCTAATCCTCAAAACATCAGCCCACATTCCTTCATCAGCATAGATGTTTGACAGAAGAACATAGACTCCTGAATCATCGGCTCCAAGATTTGCAAGGCGTTCAACTGATAATTCAGCCAGCTCAACGCACCTATGGCTTCggcaggcagcaagaagagatcCCCACAACTCCGGAGTTGGttccatgggcattgtttctatAGCATGCCTAGCTTGATCCAAACGTCCAGCACGGCCAAGTAGATCAACCAATGCTCCATAATGTTCTACCTTGGGATCTATCCTGAAATCCTTTTTCATTCTGTGAAATATCCCTAAACCCTCTGATACCAATCCAGCATGTGTGCACGCAGTGAGCACAGCAAGTACACTTAGATCATCCATCGGAGCTCTTTCAGCCTCCATTCGATGGAACAGTGTGACGGCATCCAGACCATAACCATGAGTTCCTAGTCCAACGATCATCACATTCCAAGTGACTACACTCCTCTCAGCCATGCTTTCAAAGATCAACTTGGCAAGATCCAAGCGCCCGCACTTCATGTACATATCTATCAAAGCTGTCTGCACCACAACATCGAATAataccttcttcttctccaagtaAGAATGCAGCCATCTGCCTTGCTCCAAAGCACCCAGCTGAGCACAAGCCGTGACAGCCCCAACCGCAGCGACCCTGTCAGGCCTTACACCACACCGTAGCATGCTCTGAAAATACTCCAAAGCCTCCTTCGCCTCCCCGCACCTGACATACCCATCAATGAGAACACTCCATGAGATCACATTCCTCTCCGGCATTTCCTCGAACAGTGACCTTGCCTCATCTATCCTCCCGTGCCTGGCATAACCATCAATCATCGAGTTCCAGCACACCAAATCCCTATTAGGCATTTGGTCAAACAGCTCGCGCGCACGGTCCACACCACCAGCCTGCTTCCCGCACCCGTCGATCATGGTCGCCCAGGAGAAGGCGTCCCTCTccggcatttcgtcgaacagtTCCTGCGCGAGCTCCATCTCCCCACACCCTACGTACCCCGCCACCATGGAGTTCCACGAGACGAGGTCCCGCGAGACGCCACTCGCCTCGTCGAACACCTTCCTACCCGAGCGGCAGTCCCGCACCCTACAGTAGAAGCTGATGAGCGCATTCACCGTGAAGAGGTCCGCGCCAAGCCCCCTCCTCACGGCCTCCGCGTGCACCAGGAGCCCGATCCTGCAACCAGGCGCGCAGCCGCAGGCCTTGAGCACGGCCGGGAACGTGTAGGCGTCGGGCTGCACGGCGCAACGGCGCATCCGCGCGAAGTAGAGgagcgcggcgcgggggcgcgCCGGAGCGTGGAGGCGGACGATGGTGTTCCATGGGAAGGGATCGCGGGTGGCGACCTCCGGGAGGTGCGCGAAGACGGCGTCCGCGTGCGCgtgcgcggcgggcgcggagaCGGAtgcgagggcgaggaggaggaggttggaGAGGCGGgttggggcggcggcgaggtggccggaggtgaggaggagggcGTGGCACTGCAGCGCGTGGGAGGCCGACCTGCACGCACGGAGGTGGGAGAGGAGCGTCGGCAGCGCGACGGCGAGAAGCGGAGGCGGCATCGATCGGGCATGGCGGCTTCGATCGAACTCTCAAACCGACTCTGTTTCTGTGTTTGTTTCATGGTAGTGGCCCAATCCCACGAGACGGGCTCGTGGTGTGGGCCTGGGTTGCTAGCCGGTCCATATTGCGCAAGTTGAGAAATTTGTATTTTTGACACTCTAAACACGTGGTTTCGCAAAATTGACACCCTAAAGATGGACTTCGTAAAATTGACACCCAAAACGTGAACACCTTGATTTTCTTGACATTTTGCATTATTtagtcattttattttttattttccatttgACAGGCTAGTGTAATGACCAAATTGCCCTTTTGTTACCTGGTACGCTCGGTTGGGCAAATTAATCGCTGCTGTTCGTTGCGCTGTCCGCCCGCCCGCTCGCGACGACGCGCCGCTGGCCGCCCTCCTCGCGAGGattcctgccgccgcccgcccgcctcgggacgcgccgccgcccgtccagTTTGCtcaaacaaccatggtttgccAAGGTCGACGCGATGGAGCTGCTGAGGAACGAAgaggcggaatcggcgttgcCCAAGAAGCAGCTGCTCGTGGCTCCACTGCTCCAGCGGTGTGTGTAACCTGATGAGAGTCCTTCGATTTTTGGTGTAAAGAACTAAAGATCTGATCAATCTATTCAAACGAGCAGATCATGTAATCGCTTATTGATTTTTGAGAAGAAAATTTCTGGTCCTATTGTCGGTGCTCTGCCGTGAACATCTCAGCTGAATCTACAGCATATCTGAATTTTGGTAGTCCACAATCCAGAATCGAAACAATATGTACATGCTGTTCTGTTGTGTATAACTATATATGCATATAATAGTAGTATATATAATAGTAGTACCAGATTCAATGGTGGTGGTGTCTGCTGGCAAGCAGCGATATGGGTTCATAGTCCAGACACCTGAACATCGATGCTTTTGTCCGTGCGTAAACATGATTACATAACAGTTTGCTCAGATGCTAATTGAACAAGATGCTAATTGAACAAGCAACAGCGCAACACAGATGAACAGGCTCTGAACTTTATTCCGGAGAAGTACTATTCTGATCATGAAACAGAACATATAACTGTGTGGTATAGGAAAAGCATCAAATGTTGCTCTACGATGGTCCACTCAAAGAATTTCCATTACTGAAGTACTACAATCTCACTAAAGTGTGTTTACAAAACTCAGAAAAACTATGATAAACTAATAAAAATTTCTCTTGGAAGTTCATCCGATCTGTAACTTTCTCTTGGGAGTCATcttttttggtggagttgcaAAAGGCATCCTTTGTGGAGTAGTGGTGGTGGCATGTGAAGAGCTGCCCTCACCCAGCAAGAAGGCAAGACGGCTGCATATATAAGTGATTCATAGttagataaatattttttattgtcATTTGTACATTCATGAACACAGATTTACTGATATATGTGTTATTACTAATTACCTTCTAGTTACAATGCCTGGACTGTCCTGTAGTATTTGTTCTCTAGTTGGTCTTTGTGGTGTGCTAGCTTCATCTGGCCTTGCTCTTGTACTGTTCTTCCTAGGTTTCCTCTTCCTgtaattaaataaaaataataatttatgGCTCGAGGATATAGTTTAAGCTTTTATGAAAAAATAGCACTTGCCTTTTCTTGGTTCCATTAAGTGGACACTTGTAACTAGCTTGCCTGTGACCCTTTAGACCACACTTAAGGCAAGTCATTGGCCCTCTTATCATTTTCTTCCCCTTAGCATTGATGGGAGCAGTGTTGTCATCATTGGCACCTTTCTTCTTGTGGCCACCCTCGAGACATCCTTTGATCCTCAATTTTCTTTGTCTTCCAACATTTCTCTTAGCAAGTGGTGCACTCACAACAAATGGGAGTTGTACTTGTGGCCACTGTGATTTGCCTGTCATTGGCTCAATCTCTCTGCCATAAGCTGCCTTAAATCTGTCCACTGAGTAGTACTCATGCACAAACTGCTCAAGGTCTACTCTCTTTTGTGATGTTACAAAGGCCAAAACATGCTCACATGGCTTACCAGTGTGCTGCCACTCAAGACAAGTACATGTCTTCTGATTAAGCTTCACAATATGCCTTTCACAATTATTGCTATTGTCCCAAACTTCTGCACTCCAATTAGCAGATTCCACGACTTTCAAGTGCCCCAAACCTCTGGTATTTGCCCTCAGCTGAACCATAACCCCTGGTAATATCCTTCCAGCCATGAGTCTTTCTCCaatccttctcctcttcctccacaaACCCATGATCATCTCTCTCACCTTGTCAGCTAGTTCAGCAACAGGTAAGTCCTTAATGTCTCGGATCCAGTTATTGAAAACCTCTGCTACATTGTTAGTGACATAGTCACACTTGATTTCTGGATTGAAGGCACACCTCATCCACTTGAGGTTATGGTACTCTTTTAACCACAGCCATACAGCATTTGATTCTTTAAAAATTGATTCCATATGTTTTATGAACACTTCTTCCCTGTAAGCTCTTGCTGCAGGATACATCTGACCAAACCCATGGAACCTTTTCACAAAATTCTTCATAAGATGGAAAAAACATTCCCTTTGTTCAACATTGGGAAACACCTCCCTCACTGCTTTCTCCAAACCTTTGCAAGCATCTGTGCACACTGCAAGAAGTGGAGGATCTCCAATTGCATTCTTAAGCTGATTCATAAACCAAGTCCAATTATCTCCTGTCTCAGAAGCAATAAACCCATAAGCAAGTGGATACATCCAATTGTGACCATCAACTGCTGTAGCTGAGGCTAAATGACCATTCCACCTTCCATTTAGTGCAGTAGAATCTATACCCAGATATGGCCTACATCCTTCTAGAAAACCATCAATGCATGGTTTAAGTGCACAGAAAAACCGATGAAAATACACTTTGCCATCTATTTCCAGTACTTCAATCTCTACAACACTTCCAGGTGACCTCTTCAGTACCTCCGCCTTCCATCTATATAGCATCTCAAAACTCTCTTCCCATTTACCATAAACCTCTGCGAGAGCTTTTTCTTTCCCCCTCCAAACTGTGTCATATGGAATTGTGACAGAGTATTCGTCCTGCAGTTTTTTCTGCAATTCTATAGCTCCAATATTGGGTATATTTCGAATGATACTCACAGCTTTGCTAGCTACCCACTTCTGAGATGGTGTTATGGTCTTCACCCTACTGCTTGAAATACAATCATGTTGATCAACTAAAAAAGTTACCTGTAGACAAATCAAGAAAAAATAATGAGTGTAATACACATACAAATAAAGACAATTACGGTTGGTTACTTAATAATATTTCACCTTTATTGTTTTTTCATCAGCTTGCCTTCTGCCAACAATCCTCCAAGGGCATTCTTCACTAGACTTGCAGAACCCTCTAAACCTTTCCTTCGATGACTTCTCTGTACCTAGCTCAAACTCCTCATTAATGGCAAATTGCCTCACAGCCAACCTAAATTCATCCATTGATGGATACATAGTGCCAAGATCCATTTTTGGGTGGTCCTTGTCATATGTAATCACTACCTCATCTGCTATGGCATCACTAATAGGAATGGCAGCACCTTCGGTATTATCATCTCCCTGCTCACGCATTGTACGACCATTTGGTTCAGCCACCTTCCTCCTCTCATCCTCATCCCTCAGGCCCAAGATCCCATATAGCTGATCCTCACTCATTGGTTCAATTCTTCCTTCCTCATCATGTGTCTCTACTATCTTTAAGTTATCCCAATCGACTTGTGGGATAGGTGAAGAAGCCTCAGGCAACAACAATGGAGCATCGATATTGCTCCCAATGGCAACCTCTGAATCATGCCTGCTCCCAACAATTAGGAAATCATGAACACGTAATCGATTGATTCATAAGTGTTAATAATTGACACATAAAAGATGATAGCAATACCGTCTAGATGAATCCGTTGGATCAAGTTCCATTCCGTCGGCCTGGATCGTCTCAATTTGATCCCTGAAACAATGATAGTAGTAATATAATTATAAATCTGTTGATAATCACTAATCGCCATCAGTACCCCTTATGACATCCAAACTTTCAAACAAGGGTCATGCTAATTGACCAGTTAGATGCCAGGATCAAAATTCACTACCGAAAAAAACAAGTGActatcaagcatcaatatttgTTCAAGAAATATAAACAGTGTAAGGAGTGATGCTCCTGCACCACCAAAAACAAACAATATATATACTGTCAAAttgaaatgtaaaaaaaaagataaataaatattACATCGGATGAACAAAAGAGACATCTACTAGTACACGCAATTTTCTAGACCACTTGGGATGCTTCCACCGATCTACTAGTACACGTGATCTGTGCAAGCAGAGAgataagccttttcttttatttgaaagataaaatttGCAACAAGGTTCGATTCTGGTATTGTTACCGAGCAGGTGCAAGCGGCGGCGGATACGGAAGGTATGCGGTTGACGAGGCAGCGGAGCTCGTCGCGGCCGGCTGGGATCGCCGGACTCCGAGCTGCTGGAACGGCGTCTTGCCTCGCGACAGATTTCCCCGGACTCGGCGCGCGTCTTCCTCGCGATGGCGTCGAAGATCGGAATGGCGGCGCCCAAAAGACCTGGGCAGCGATTAATTTGCCCAACCGAGCGTACCAGGTAACAAAAGGGCAATTTGGTCATTGCACTAGCCTGTcaaatggaaaataaaaaataaaatgactaAATAATGCAAAATGTCAAGAAAATCAAGGTGTTCACGTTTTGGGTGTCAATTTTACGAAGTCCATCTTTAGGGTGTCAATTTTGCGAAACCACGTGTTTAGGGTGTCAAAAATACAAATTTCTCGCGCAAGTTATATGGACAGGAAGAGGTCTCATGGGTCCGTAAGGGGACGTTTGGCTTGTTTGCTAACTGGCCTCTCCTGGCCTCGTTCCGGGATTTCTATACAGACGGTATTCGGATCCTTGTGCTTTAGTTCGTGTCGCATCGATCTTCGAAAGTTAGTTAGAAGGACtgaatataagttaattataaaactaataatacagatgaaggttaattcgtgagatgaatctaataagcctaattaatttattattagcaaatggttattgtagcatcacattgttaaattatggactaattaggcttaatagattcgtctcacgaattagcctccatatgtgcaattgattttgtaattagtctatgtttaatactcctaattagtatctaaacatttgatgtagggactaaactttagtcaagTGAACCAAATGGGACCTTTAGCTTCCGGTAGTTTTTAGTTAGGgctcctttggcagggcttctcCATGCAGACCTAAAACGGCTCCAGCTCCTTCCAAATGTGCCAAAAAAATGGTTCCGATGCCGTTTGGTGCGACTCCGGTTCCTCCGTGCTTTGATGAGCGCGTGGAGTCGGAACCGGAGCCCTTGGCTTCCGAGATTCGTGCTCACAATCCCGTCGTTGGATGCATCTCCGCCCTAGCCCGTgtgtccccgccgccgcccccaatccccgccgtcgccacctaccacgctcgccgccggcgccggatctCCGCAGCCCGTTGCGCCCGCGCCGCTCCCTGCAGTTCGCCGGCCCcgtacgccgccgccagcaccatGGGCgcggccccgcgcgccgccggccgcgaatGCGCCGCTCCCCtcggcgcgccggccgcggccccaagctccgccgcctcccgcgcgggCGCTGCGCGGCCCGCGACGCCGTCCCCcgctgcgccgctgccgcccgcgcgccgcggcccCGTGCTCCGCCGCCCCCTGCAGCAGTCCGCGGCCTCGCACGCCGTTGGCGCCGTGATTGTTGTTGCCCATCGCCGGAAGAAGAAAACAACAAGAACCGGAAATGTTGATCTTTGTTTGTGAAAATGCTGAATCCATTCTTTAAATGTTGAAATAGGTTAtggaaaatgttgaatgtagtatatttttttaaaatgtttgatttaatttttagaaaatgttgaatctattatTCTTAGATGTTGGTTCAATTTTCAGAAATTGTTGATTGTGATCTGTTGAAATGTTGATTTACGGGCTTTAAAGCTATCAAGCTTAAGCTTAACCAAGTCATATAGGAGCCTCGCCTCGTCCAGCAAGGAGAGCCATACCAGGAGTGGAGAGGTGGTACGGCTCCCCTGAGCAAGCAAGGGAAAATCTTGCTTTCCCAGACGTCGATGCAGCTGGCAAACCATCCAAACTCAGAACGCAGCTTGCTCTCCTTGACCAGCCCAGGCGAGGCAAGCCTCGTCAACAAATCCAAACTGGCTCTAAGTGGCTCAATTGCCCTGCCTCCAACTTTGCAATGTTGGAGATTCGTGCAAGCGTCCAGACCGTCTGCTCGGGCTCCTTTCTCCTTCGCGCAACGGTCCGGCGGGTGGAGGCAGGCGAGATGGCGGCAAGGGACGACGGCGGGAGCCGGCGGCCTAGGCGGCGGGAGACAATCGGATGGGCAGGATCGACGGCGGGGGACGACGAGCTGCTTCGATTGATAGCTGAAGGGGTCCGGAGCGCGGTGAgtcccaccgccggccgcggaTGGTGGAGGCTAAAGGCAGGGGCGTCACTCGCTTTTCGTTTAGCGCcgggggccgccgccggagatgaAGCAGTAGGCCACGCAGGGCGGGGGAGCAGCTCTGGAAATGAAGAAGGTGACGGCGCGCGGGTGCGTGTGCGGAGTCTTGGGCCATATTGGACGTGCGATGAATCTTGAATCCTATTCCCATCTCGCGCTTGATGGATAGGAGGCCCCCGAAAGACGGGCATCGGAGAAGACGAGGAGACTCAAAACGGGAAATGGGAAGGGAAGCAAGATCTAAATATGGAATGGCGTAGCAGGACCTACACGCACGGCGCATGCGTCGACGCATGCAGCTGCTGATTCGAAGAGCAGAGGGCAGAGGCGGAGGACGTGCACACGACGGCTCCGGTCGAGTCGGCACGGCATGGCGATCCcgacctcctcccctccccgccgcggccgcctcgtcctcctccgcctcctctccgcCTTGCTCctcgcccgcaccgccgccggcgccgcctcggaGTTCGACGACGGCACCTCGCCCAAGTTCCCCGGCTGCGACAACACCCTGCAAAAGGTGAAGGTGATGTACTGGGTGAACGGCGACGAGCAGAACAGCCTGACGGGGATCAGCGCGAGGTTCGGCGCCGTCCTTCCGGACACCGCCCCGTCCGACAGCAAGAAGGACCCGGCCGTCCTCCCCGACCCCAAGGGCAGCTGCGCCAAGTCGTCCAAGCCGCTGGCCGGCTCCGTCGCCGTGGCGGAGCGCGGGGAGTGCACGTTCATCGAGAAGGCCAAgacggcggaggccggcgccgccgccgcgttgcTCATCGTCAACGACGAAGATGGTCGGTCGCGTTGCGCAACCATATCGGCGTTTCTTCCCATCAGTCGTCCTCGTAGCAACGCCTTCCGTCCATCGGTCCATGGCAACGAAGGCTGACGGGACTAGCTTATTGTGTTGCAGGTCTGCAGAAGATGGTCTGCACCGACAAGGATCCGCCTCCCAACATCAACATCCCCGTCGTCATGGTGTCCAACTCCTCGGGCGACAAGATTCATTCAGCCATCTTTGACGGGAACAAGGGTGAAATAAAGCTGCATttcttgttcttgtgcttgtgcGCCATGAATCCGATTCTGATCCCATAAAATTCGTGCCGTGTCGCTCACATTTTTGCAGTGGACATTCTCATGTACGCGCCGCAGAAGCCATCCTTCGATGGCGCCATACCTTTCCTCTGGCTGATGGCCGTCGGCACGGTGGCCTGCGCCTCCGTCTGGActgtcgccgtcgtcggagaAGAGGTACACGCACAAACTAACTAAATTTCGTGATAAAGTCGGGCAGATTTCTGAAAATCTTGCATGGTTATTACTGACGAGATCTCCATGATCATTGCAACGCTCTAGCCTAACAAGAACGCCGCTCCGCTCGGCGGAGAGGAGAATCCCGACGCCGAGGTTGTGGAGCTGCAGACCAAGACCGCGCTGGTGTTCATCGTCACATCGTCGCTTGTCCTgctgttcctcttcttcttcaagtCCACCTGGTCCGCGTGGTTGCTAGTATTCCTCTTCTGCGTCGGCGCTATCCAGGTACGCACCCAATACCAATGAACTTGCATTTGGTTCAGGTGTCCAGCTGATCGATGGAAAAAATGTCCTGCATCGCTTCACCTCATTTCTTGCTAATCATCTATTTTCCAGGGAATGAACTACGTCGCATCAACTCTCGCGATAAGGTGTGAATGATAA
This window encodes:
- the LOC101780033 gene encoding uncharacterized protein LOC101780033, with protein sequence MVLAAAYGAGELQGAARAQRAAEIRRRRRAWDQIETIQADGMELDPTDSSRRHDSEVAIGSNIDAPLLLPEASSPIPQVDWDNLKIVETHDEEGRIEPMSEDQLYGILGLRDEDERRKVAEPNGRTMREQGDDNTEGAAIPISDAIADEVVITYDKDHPKMDLGTMYPSMDEFRLAVRQFAINEEFELGTEKSSKERFRGFCKSSEECPWRIVGRRQADEKTIKVTFLVDQHDCISSSRVKTITPSQKWVASKAVSIIRNIPNIGAIELQKKLQDEYSVTIPYDTVWRGKEKALAEVYGKWEESFEMLYRWKAEVLKRSPGSVVEIEVLEIDGKVYFHRFFCALKPCIDGFLEGCRPYLGIDSTALNGRWNGHLASATAVDGHNWMYPLAYGFIASETGDNWTWFMNQLKNAIGDPPLLAVCTDACKGLEKAVREVFPNVEQRECFFHLMKNFVKRFHGFGQMYPAARAYREEVFIKHMESIFKESNAVWLWLKEYHNLKWMRCAFNPEIKCDYVTNNVAEVFNNWIRDIKDLPVAELADKVREMIMGLWRKRRRIGERLMAGRILPGVMVQLRANTRGLGHLKVVESANWSAEVWDNSNNCERHIVKLNQKTCTCLEWQHTGKPCEHVLAFVTSQKRVDLEQFVHEYYSVDRFKAAYGREIEPMTGKSQWPQVQLPFVVSAPLAKRNVGRQRKLRIKGCLEGGHKKKGANDDNTAPINAKGKKMIRGPMTCLKCGLKGHRKRKPRKNSTRARPDEASTPQRPTREQILQDSPGIVTRRYAVDSAEMFTAEHRQ
- the LOC101781377 gene encoding pentatricopeptide repeat-containing protein At3g29230; this encodes MPPPLLAVALPTLLSHLRACRSASHALQCHALLLTSGHLAAAPTRLSNLLLLALASVSAPAAHAHADAVFAHLPEVATRDPFPWNTIVRLHAPARPRAALLYFARMRRCAVQPDAYTFPAVLKACGCAPGCRIGLLVHAEAVRRGLGADLFTVNALISFYCRVRDCRSGRKVFDEASGVSRDLVSWNSMVAGYVGCGEMELAQELFDEMPERDAFSWATMIDGCGKQAGGVDRARELFDQMPNRDLVCWNSMIDGYARHGRIDEARSLFEEMPERNVISWSVLIDGYVRCGEAKEALEYFQSMLRCGVRPDRVAAVGAVTACAQLGALEQGRWLHSYLEKKKVLFDVVVQTALIDMYMKCGRLDLAKLIFESMAERSVVTWNVMIVGLGTHGYGLDAVTLFHRMEAERAPMDDLSVLAVLTACTHAGLVSEGLGIFHRMKKDFRIDPKVEHYGALVDLLGRAGRLDQARHAIETMPMEPTPELWGSLLAACRSHRCVELAELSVERLANLGADDSGVYVLLSNIYADEGMWADVLRIRKLMSDEGMKKDIGRSVIDVDGEIHEFVNGGSSHLCRDEIYLMLRDLSNMAASI
- the LOC101781778 gene encoding signal peptide peptidase-like 3, encoding MAIPTSSPPRRGRLVLLRLLSALLLARTAAGAASEFDDGTSPKFPGCDNTLQKVKVMYWVNGDEQNSLTGISARFGAVLPDTAPSDSKKDPAVLPDPKGSCAKSSKPLAGSVAVAERGECTFIEKAKTAEAGAAAALLIVNDEDGLQKMVCTDKDPPPNINIPVVMVSNSSGDKIHSAIFDGNKVDILMYAPQKPSFDGAIPFLWLMAVGTVACASVWTVAVVGEEPNKNAAPLGGEENPDAEVVELQTKTALVFIVTSSLVLLFLFFFKSTWSAWLLVFLFCVGAIQGMNYVASTLAIRSCSRCGEAKVKLPGIGNVKVLTLITLPLAFIFACTWVAHQNSPSGWVGQNFMGICMMILVLQVVHMPNIKVASALLIAAFLYDIFWVFVSPLIFKKSVMITVARGSDDGPSLPMVLKMPKEFDSWNGYDMIGFGDILFPGLLVAFSFRFDRSHGKDLTDGYFLCLMIGYAFGLSCTYVGLYLMNSGQPALLYLVPSTLGVITLLGAKRGELSQLWNAKV